One window from the genome of Salvia splendens isolate huo1 unplaced genomic scaffold, SspV2 ctg272, whole genome shotgun sequence encodes:
- the LOC121789545 gene encoding wall-associated receptor kinase-like 4: protein MPLPQICTILYFIFMLRLPAIYGGPVAKPGCPNMCGNLAISYPYGVGSNCSLDPSFTISCNTATEPPKAYLSIIDKQLIEINETYIRGLCVRCPCTQTGSLPLAATTLCCSPTELTTTAVALPFVRNTSTLKQGIAHLILLPSVLVVARPKSSEVILNL from the exons ATGCCCCTTCCACAAATTTGTACAATCTTATATTTCATCTTCATGCTTCGTTTACCAGCAATATATGGTGGTCCAGTTGCCAAACCAGGATGCCCAAATATGTGCGGGAATTTGGCCATTTCATATCCATATGGGGTCGGGTCGAATTGCTCGCTCGACCCGTCCTTTACCATTAGCTGCAACACTGCCACAGAGCCTCCGAAGGCGTACCTTTCAATCATTGATAAACAATTGATTGAAATAAACGAAACGTATATTCGG GGACTTTGTGTTCGCTGTCCATGTACACAAACAGGCTCACTGCCATTGGCTGCGACGACGCTGTGCTGCAGTCCAACGGAACTTACAACAACGGCGGTTGCTCTGCCTTTTGTGAGGAACACATCAACACTCAAACAGGGTATTGCCCATTTGATCCTACTTCCATCGGTACTGGTTGTTGCCAGGCCCAAATCGTCGGAGGTAATTCTCAATTTGTAA